In Paenibacillus sonchi, the genomic stretch TGGATTTAAACCAGCCCCTCCTCATCAAACCGTACGTGAGGTTTTCCCTCATACGGCTTTCCGATGTTTGTCATTCATGGGCATGCAGATCACAATAGCGTTTTCAGTCCATACATGTTGGCAATATACTTAACCTCAGATAATGAACTCATCCATCTTCTACGTTGTCTCTTCTTCGCATACCACCGGGTTAATCTCTGCAAAATATACCAATCCAGCTTAGTTAACCTCTTTTGGCTATAGTTCGTGTAGTAGTAATTTCTCCATCCTTGAATTTTTGGATTGAGCCATTCCACCTGTTCCGCGAACGATCTTGAGCGCATGCTCGGCGGTGCTAATCTGTTTTTGACCACGCCTCGGATCCGTTCCTCTGCCTTCTTCGTTAGCCACTGTTGCGTGGTATAATATACCTTCCCTTGAGAAGTTTCTGCTTTCGTTTTTCGGTGGTGCATTCCTAAAAAGTCGAACCCTTCGTCTCCTGTCCACAAGCCTACAATTCGGGTTTTCGTCGGGTGTAGGGTGAGTTCCAGACGTTCCATGATTCTGCGTATGAGTTCATACGCATGTTCGGCGTCCTTTTTGGTTTTGCAGACCACTACAAAGTCGTCTGCATACCTTGTCAGCTCTCCCAATCCACTTCCGTGTTTCTCCCACAATCGGTCAAAGTAGTGCAGGTAGATATTCGCCAGCAGCGGTGAAATGACGCCACCTTGCGGAGTGCCTAAATCAGATCGCTTTACGTTTCCTTCTTCCATGACTCCCGCCTGTAGCCACTTCCGTATTAATTTCAGGATCCGCCTGTCATTGATACGCATCTGTATCAATTTCATGAGCTTCTCTTGATTAATATTGTCGAAGTAACCTTGGATATCGACGTCGACTACCCAATTCCCTTTGCGGTTGCAGGCTTTCCGAATTCGTTCCAACGCTCCTTTCGCACTTCGTTTCGGACGAAATCCGTAAGAGACTTCTTCGAAGTCTGCTTCGAAGATGGGTTCAATTACCAGCTTAGTTGCCATCTGTATGACTCGGTCGCGAACAGTGGGTATGCCCAGCGGTCTTAGCTTCCCGTCTTTCTTTGGGA encodes the following:
- the ltrA gene encoding group II intron reverse transcriptase/maturase, giving the protein MNAKGLTTPKEKVQELQEKLGHAAKENSKRKFHALYDKIHRWDVLCEAWKRVKANKGAAGVDAVTLADIEEQGETSFLKACERELKEGNYYPQPVRRHFIPKKDGKLRPLGIPTVRDRVIQMATKLVIEPIFEADFEEVSYGFRPKRSAKGALERIRKACNRKGNWVVDVDIQGYFDNINQEKLMKLIQMRINDRRILKLIRKWLQAGVMEEGNVKRSDLGTPQGGVISPLLANIYLHYFDRLWEKHGSGLGELTRYADDFVVVCKTKKDAEHAYELIRRIMERLELTLHPTKTRIVGLWTGDEGFDFLGMHHRKTKAETSQGKVYYTTQQWLTKKAEERIRGVVKNRLAPPSMRSRSFAEQVEWLNPKIQGWRNYYYTNYSQKRLTKLDWYILQRLTRWYAKKRQRRRWMSSLSEVKYIANMYGLKTLL